A region of Diospyros lotus cultivar Yz01 chromosome 3, ASM1463336v1, whole genome shotgun sequence DNA encodes the following proteins:
- the LOC127798484 gene encoding 60S ribosomal protein L23, which yields MSKRGRGGSAGNKFRMSLGLPVAATVNCADNTGAKNLYIISVKGIKGRLNRLPSACVGDMVMATVKKGKPDLRKKVMPAVIVRQRKPWRRKDGVYMYFEDNAGVIVNPKGEMKGSAITGPIGKECADLWPRIASAANAIV from the exons ATGTCGAAGCGAG GACGGGGAGGCTCCGCGGGCAACAAGTTCCGGATGTCGCTAGGTTTGCCGGTGGCGGCGACGGTCAACTGCGCTGACAACACCGGGGCGAAGAACCTCTACATAATATCCGTGAAAGGAATCAAGGGGAGGCTGAACAGGTTGCCGTCGGCGTGCGTCGGGGACATGGTCATGGCGACGGTGAAGAAGGGCAAGCCTGACCTCCGCAAGAAGGTCATGCCCGCCGTCATCGTTCGCCAGCGCAAGCCCTGGCGCCGAAAGGATGGGGTCTACATGTACTTCGAAG ATAATGCTGGTGTCATTGTGAACCctaaaggagaaatgaaag GATCTGCAATAACAGGTCCAATTGGAAAGGAATGTGCTGACTTGTGGCCAAGGATTGCTAGTGCTGCAAATGCTATTGTTTGA